From Paenibacillus sp. PL2-23:
TACCATCGATTACCGCCAAATCTACGAAGCTCGCATGATTGGCGCGGATGCGATTCTGCTTATTGCAGCCATTCTGACCAAAGCGCAAATGTCGGAATTCCATGATCTGGCCAAATCCATTGGGTTGGATGTGCTTGTCGAGGTGCATGACGCGGCAGAGCTGGAGACGGTGCTCTCCATGGATAAGGCGACGCTCATAGGCATTAACAATCGCGATCTTCGTTCCTTCGCAACGGATCTGAAGACGACGGAGAAGCTGATCGGCATGATGCCGAAGCAGGTAACCGTCATTAGTGAAAGCGGCATAGCCGGCCGTGAGGATATGGCATACCTGCAATCCATCGGGGCTCACGGCGTGCTGATCGGAGAGCATTTCATGCGCCAGGAGCATGTGGGACATGCCATCCAAGACTTGATGGGCCCGGTGAAGCAATGAGTACCCGAATCAAAATTTGCGGTCTCCGAGACACGGCTAC
This genomic window contains:
- the trpC gene encoding indole-3-glycerol phosphate synthase TrpC; this encodes MFLDKIVATKRAEVEALASRFHLSQYEAMIEELPATKGFEAALSADRRHRGMGLIAEVKKASPSKGLIRPDFEPVELASAYEAAGADCISVLTDRDYFQGSNEYLMRVRESVKAPLLRKDFTIDYRQIYEARMIGADAILLIAAILTKAQMSEFHDLAKSIGLDVLVEVHDAAELETVLSMDKATLIGINNRDLRSFATDLKTTEKLIGMMPKQVTVISESGIAGREDMAYLQSIGAHGVLIGEHFMRQEHVGHAIQDLMGPVKQ